The following are encoded in a window of Podospora pseudoanserina strain CBS 124.78 chromosome 6, whole genome shotgun sequence genomic DNA:
- a CDS encoding hypothetical protein (EggNog:ENOG503Q3V3; COG:S): MADATEQQVNVPGLLFILVLSGILIKYLFSSGSGNGNGNGDRRRATGQQDPAAMARQREAAVQRVMQMFPHLSRREVLWDLQRTGGNVALTAERILGGRLESPPATFQPPPPPEGSAGPAASGNANVNSAVKPPVPAHPDLITRYNLAEKLKGSEPEEDNTKASGKGKAWSSNKDERQSLLQKRRDQMILEARRKMEAKIAAEKAAKGL, from the exons ATGGCAGACGCAACCGAGCAGCAAGTCAACGTCCCGGGGCTGTTGTTCATTCTGGTCCTGTCTGGGATCTTGATCAAGTACTTGTTTTCTTCGGGGTCAGGGAacgggaatgggaatggggataggaggagggcgacggGACAGCAGGACccggcggcgatggcgaggcagagggaggcggcggtgcaGAGGGTTATGCAGATGTTTCCGCATTTGagcaggagggaggtgttgtggGATTTGCAGAGGACGGGGGGGAATGTGGCGTTGACTGCGGAGAGGATTTTGGGGGGACGGCTGGAGAGT CCCCCAGCTACGTTccagccgccgccaccacccgaGGGGAGCGCTGGTCCGGCTGCTTCTGGGAACGCGAATGTTAATAGCGCTGTCAAGCCGCCTGTGCCTGCACACCCGGATCTGATTACGAGGTATAACCTGGCGGAGAAGTTGAAGGGGTCCGAACCTGAGGAGGACAACACCAAGGCGAGTGGGAAAGGCAAGGCGTGGAGTTCGAACAAGGATGAGAGGCAGAGTTTGttgcagaagaggagggatcAGATGATtctggaggcgaggaggaagatggaggctAAGATTGCTGCAGAAAAGGCTGCGAAGGGGTTGTAG
- a CDS encoding hypothetical protein (EggNog:ENOG503P304), which produces MRQLPYLDFLPQEFLKSRCSSRLFYFLALFFYTSLDKGIDRRPTKEVRFSGLVRFQRSPARISSRTPLVYPFLAWDASERTDKMWTTFSSRDEPATPLPLPARPPTSSSSSCSAAHPYPPLSPNCEHPQPMYRVYPHDNNRHHQQHHVESEYCHARRGGSPTSASTTATPWDNPMVDLPYVDYAQVEIQSQSIKVIRSPLSLVKSVASRLPTSPYMLARAVSTYATRSRSSSPPASTEPPVAPPLPNRPRIEGYSPGVSRQGQTRSMEARARESESGVNWDYGSQGIGMLSLARQGGNAPGLERMNYINSLAYLMRGLPADLTPAEASTIRQSTPASVVGPQPNDYSGPHHDRSMPPLQRSIVHHIAFIVLNWLYAFWQVFAPFLGQGISGLLQFERDNQLINKMAMSTFKGAKNAYVWFSAAYVGQLIAAFMAWVFQGVHGALTEFRAQSDATRAQGGGFSNQQQPSISEEEWERRRMYEQQRTQHQGWPSHNYSMDCAQLARQGL; this is translated from the exons ATGCGACAGCTCCCGTACTTGGATTTCCTCCCTCAAGAATTCTTGAAGTCTCGTTGTTCTTCTCGcttgttttattttcttgcTCTCTTCTTTTATACTTCTCTTGACAAAGGAATCGATAGGCGTCCGACTAAAGAAGTCAGATTCTCGGGACTCGTTCGCTTTCAACGGTCACCAGCGCGGATCTCTTCGAGGACGCCCCTGGTTTATCCCTTTCTAGCCTGGGACGCCTCCGAACGAACGGACAAGATGTGGACCACTTTCAGCAGCCGTGACGAGCCCGCCACCCCGTTGCCGCTGCCGGCGCGGCCCCCtacttcctcgtcgtcgtcttgtTCTGCTGCTCATCCCTACCCGCCGCTTTCTCCCAACTGTGAACATCCTCAGCCAATGTATCGTGTTTACCCCCACGATAAtaaccgccaccaccagcagcaccatgTCGAGAGCGAGTACTGCCACGCCAGGCGAGGCGGCTCGCCTACTTCTGCGTCAACAACTGCCACTCCTTGGGATAACCCAATGGTTGATCTGCCCTACGTTGATTACGCCCAGGTGGAGATTCAGTCACAGTCTATCAAGGTGATTCGGTCTCCGTTGTCACTGGTGAAGTCGGTCGCGTCGAGGTTGCCGACTAGCCCTTATATGCTCGCCAGAGCGGTGTCTACCTACGCTACCAggtcgaggagctcttcCCCGCCGGCTTCGACTGAGCCGCCTGTTGCTCCGCCGTTGCCGAACCGGCCGAGGATAGAGGGGTATTCTCCGGGGGTTTCGAGACAGGGGCAGACACGGAGTATGGAGGCTAGGGCTAGGGAGAGTGAGAGCGGGGTGAATTGGGATTATGGGTCGCAGG GCATTGGAATGCTCTCTCTCGCCAGGCAAGGAGGCAATGCGCCTggtttggagaggatgaatTACATTAACAGTTTGGCCTATCTGATGAGAGGGTTGCCGGCTGATCTCACACCTGCCGAGGCTTCGACTATACGGCAGAGCACACCCGCCTCGGTGGTAGGCCCGCAACCAAACGACTATTCTGGCCCACACCATGACAGGTCGATGCCACCTTTACAGAGGAGTATCGTCCACCACATTGCTTTCATCGTGCTGAACTGGCTGTATGCCTTCTGGCAGGTGTTTGCACCATTCCTGGGACAGGGAATCTCTGGCCTGCTCCAATTCGAGAGGGACAATCAGCTTATCAACAAAATGGCGATGAGCACGTTCAAGGGCGCGAAGAATGCGTATGTCTGGTTTTCTGCGGCTTACGTGGGCCAGCTCATAGCGGCGTTCATGGCGTGGGTTTTCCAGGGCGTCCACGGGGCTTTGACTGAGTTCCGGGCGCAGTCTGATGCTACGAGAGCACAGGGAGGTGGTTTTTCgaaccagcagcaaccgtcGATatcggaggaggagtgggaaagACGAAGGATGTATGAACAGCAGCGGACGCAACATCAGGGATGGCCATCACATAATTATTCGATGGACTGTGCACAGCTTGCGAGGCAGGGGCTCTGA
- a CDS encoding hypothetical protein (EggNog:ENOG503NYNU; COG:A) — MMKTSILRHAAACRVALTARPLQLTVRLSPSAFAIAQTPLKASYRPVNSLLRFYSSESAAQQETATPAGRITKFRDLESLGVHNALVRSITEGMRYEDMTEVQSLTINAALAGKDLVAQAKTGTGKTLAFLVPILQKIIADQPALAEARRPVKARSDDVRAIVISPTRELAEQIAVEAAKIVKGTGIKVQTAVGGTQKRMSLQKIRYEGCHLLVGTPGRLADLLTDEYSGVAAPNLTALCLDEADRMLDVGFDAELDTILKALPNRKDTPRQTLLYSATMPKDVVGLARKYIDPTNFEFAQTVKSNETPTHERVPQFIVPCRSFDTMPATLFEMIRTWVAKNRDELEGNPLKMMVFLPTTASVISWSAAFRRLRREFPDIPEVRDIHSKLTQPIRTRCAEDFRRAKSAILFSSDVTARGMDFPNVTHVVQVHTPNDRDSYIHRIGRTGRAGKEGEAWLLVSDSEVSTARSRLPGLPIKRSTDFAVASTDLYGAEPESFPDSVKRVREAFSKLPYETISEYYKSFLGGALQGVHKQAVVDELNTFSKNIFGLDQPPGVSPSLMRNMGRITGLRVAEREENRFQRSGTGGGFGGRGGGRDGGFGGRGGGGGRDGGFGGRGGGFGGRGGGGRGGDRGERKPRDNWEAMEMAGQRDKQQSRGGGRATF; from the exons ATGATGAAGACCAGCATCTTGCGGCACGCCGCCGCCTGCCGTGTCGCCTTGACTGCGCGCCCCCTCCAGCTCACAGTCAGACTCTCGCCGTCGGCCTTTGCTATCGCACAAACACCCCTCAAGGCGTCGTATCGTCCCgtcaacagcctcctccgcttCTACTCGAGCGAGTCGGCCGCTCAGCAGGAAaccgccacccccgccgGGCGCATCACCAAGTTCAGAGATCTCGAGAGCTTGGGCGTACACAATGCTCTGGTCAGGTCTATCACCGAGGGGATGCGGTATGAGGACATGACAGAGGTGCAGTCTCTGACTATCAACGCTGCTCTTGCTGGAAAGGATCT TGTTGCGCAAGCCAAGACAGGTACCGGCAAGACGCTGGCTTTCCTTGTGCCGATCCTTCAGAAGATTATTGCCGATCAGCCAGCCCTCGCTGAGGCTCGCCGCCCTGTGAAGGCCAGATCCGACGACGTTCGTGCCATcgtcatctcccccacccgTGAGCTTGCTGAGCAGATTGCGGTGGAGGCTGCCAAGATCGTCAAGGGCACCGGCATCAAGGTCCAGACTGCTGTCGGAGGAACCCAGAAGAGAATGTCGCTGCAAAAGATTCGCTACGAGGGTTGCCATTTGCTCGTCGGCACTCCTGGCCGTCTCGCTGATCTGCTCACTGATGAGTACAGCGGCGTGGCTGCTCCCAACCTCACTGCTCTGTGCTTGGATGAAGCGGATCGCATGCTGGATGTTGGATTcgacgccgagctcgacaCCATTCTCAAGGCGCTCCCCAACAGAAAGGATACCCCCCGCCAGACTCTTCTCTATTCCGCCACCATGCCCAAAGACGTGGTTGGCCTCGCCAGAAAGTACATTGACCCCACCAACTTCGAGTTCGCCCAGACCGTCAAGTCCAACGAGACCCCTACCCACGAGAGAGTGCCCCAGTTCATCGTTCCTTGCCGCAGCTTCGACACCATGCCTGCTACTCTTTTCGAGATGATTCGCACCTGGGTTGCCAAGAACCGTGACGAGCTCGAGGGCAACCCtctgaagatgatggtgttcTTGCCCACCACGGCTTCCGTCATCTCGTGGAGCGCTGCTTTCCGCCGCCTCCGTCGTGAATTCCCCGATATTCCCGAGGTTCGCGATATTCACTCCAAGTTGACCCAGCCCATCCGCACCAGGTGCGCCGAGGATTTCAGACGGGCCAAGTCTGccattctcttctcctctgaTGTTACCGCCAGAGGCATGGATTTCCCCAATGTCACCCACGTCGTCCAGGTCCACACTCCCAACGACCGCGATTCATACATTCACCGCATCGGTCGTACGGGCCGTGCTggcaaggagggtgaggcTTGGCTCCTGGTTTCTGATTCCGAGGTCAGCACTGCCCGCAGCAGATTGCCCGGTCTTCCCATCAAGCGGTCCACCGACTTTGCCGTTGCCTCGACTGATCTCTACGGTGCCGAGCCCGAGTCGTTCCCCGATTCTGTTAAGAGGGTTCGCGAAGCGTTTTCCAAGCTTCCCTATGAGACCATCTCAGAGTATTACAAGTCTTTCTTGGGCGGCGCTCTCCAAGGTGTGCACAAgcaggctgttgttgacgagTTGAACACCTTCAGCAAGAACATCTTTGGCTTGGATCAGCCCCCTGGAGTTTCGCCATCGCTGATGAGGAACATGGGCCGGATTACCGGCCTTAGAGTCgccgagagggaggagaacaGGTTCCAACGCAGCGGGACGGGCGGTGGCTtcggtggccgtggtggtggccgtgaTGGTGGCTtcggtggccgtggtggtggtggtggtcgtgatggtggctttggtggacgtggtggtggctttggtggacgtggcggcggtgggagaGGCGGTGAcaggggggagaggaagccgAGGGATAACTGGGAGGCTATGGAGATGGCTGGACAGAGGGATAAGCAGCAGTCCAGAGGTGGTGGCCGTGCCACTTTCTAA
- the PEX7 gene encoding peroxisomal targeting signal 2 receptor (BUSCO:EOG09262VOC; EggNog:ENOG503NXHS; COG:U) has translation MASLLEARTPGFNPYSVKYSPYYDSRLAVASSSNYGIVGNGRLFILGLGPQGIAIEKTYDTNDAQYDLAWSEINENQCAVACGDGSIKLFDLNVPEFPVMNFHEHKRETFSVCWNPLTKDTFLSSSWDGTVKIWSPTRPASLKTLPVGNCTYSASFSPHNPSLISCVSSDSHLRLFDLRTPVNAKYHLVAQIPIHSPPSIPQSTILPRLSNGTTYAGAIPNEALTHDWNKYSDTVIATGGVDRTIRTFDIRNPTGGPTAVLLGHEFAVRKLQWSPHARDVLASAGYDMTVRVWSDGSAMPFPQEENVIRVGQELGLMNRHTEFCTGVDWCLFGTGGWVASVGWDERVLVWDAHTLLRR, from the exons AtggcctccctcctcgaagcCCGAACCCCGGGCTTCAACCCTTACTCGGTCAAATACTCCCCCTACTACGACTCCCGCCTCGCcgtcgcctcctcctccaactaCGGCATCGTCGGCAACGGCCGCCTCTTCATCTTGGGTCTCGGCCCCCAGGGCATCGCCATCGAAAAAACCTACGACACAAACGACGCCCAGTACGACCTCGCCTGGTCAGAAATCAACGAAAACCAATGCGCGGTAGCATGCGGCGATGGCTCCATCAAGCTCTTCGACCTCAACGTGCCCGAATTTCCCGTCATGAACTTCCACGAGCACAAGCGAGAGACCTTTTCCGTCTGTTGGAACCCCCTCACAAAAgacaccttcctctcctcatcatggGATGGTACCGTCAAAATC TGGTCCCCAACCCGCCCAGCAAGCCTCAAAACCCTCCCCGTAGGCAACTGCACTTactcggcctccttcagcccccacaacccctccctcatctcctGCGTCAGCTCCGATTCCCACCTCCGCCTGTTCGACCTCCGCACTCCTGTCAACGCAAAATACCACCTCGTCGCCCAGATTCCGAtccactcccccccttccataCCCCAGTCCACCATCCTGCCCCGCCTCTCCAACGGCACCACCTACGCGGGTGCCATCCCGAACGAAGCCCTCACGCACGATTGGAACAAATACTCGGACACTGTCATCGCCACCGGCGGGGTGGACCGCACCATCCGGACGTTTGACATTCGCAACCCGACCGGCGGCCCGACGGCGGTGTTGCTGGGTCATGAGTTTGCCGTTAGGAAGCTCCAGTGGTCGCCGCATGCGCGGGATGTGCTTGCCAGCGCGGGGTACGACATGACGGTGAGGGTTTGGAGTGATGGGAGCGCAATGCCATTTCCGCAGGAGGAGAACGTCATTAGGGTGGGGCAGGAGTTGGGGTTAATGAATAGGCACACCGAGTTTTGCACGGGGGTGGACTGGTGTCTTTTTGGgacggggggttgggtggctAGTGTTGGGTGGGATGAGAGGGTTTTAGTTTGGGATGCGCATACGCttttgaggaggtga
- a CDS encoding hypothetical protein (EggNog:ENOG503NYT1; COG:S), whose protein sequence is MDAFVTRRSQKRKTSDDFAVESHEESTDIKLAILASLHPDIEQEMLLDILLAHDGDVQATSNTLKSPSTPRSVKKTANNRIAGQTSLRAFAIDPSSGEPSPKKPKILSKKGQTLHLYDPQDISEHTPCTIIHNFLPAHEANELLFELLEESKTFQKASFKLFDNIVSSPHTSGFYVGSQKELQEQKDDYHYNGGRISDVRTLTPKLEAVRGRVQETVNSAIEEHIRTHHGGQKPRHQPSEPWCANAAFVNCYNGPQESVGWHTDQLTYLGPRPTIASLSLGVTREFRLRRISSFLPSSASDNPDPNLQGQVSLPLPHNSLLIMHSTTQEEWKHSVSPSPTLTPHPVSGNIRINITYRHYRSAFHPKYTPKCHCGVPGVLRVVTNDTKQANGERERKENRGRYFYMCHAGNVPDPTKKKCGWFLWGDFDQDGNPRV, encoded by the exons ATGGATGCCTTTGTGACCAGGCGGTCACAGAAACGCAAAACAAGCGACGATTTTGCCGTGGAATCGCATGAAGAATCGACAGACATCAAACTGGCGATTCTAGCTTCCCTTCATCCTGATATCGAACAAGAAATGCTTCTTGATATTCTTTTAGCGCACGACGGCGATGTCCAGGCCacatccaacaccctcaaaTCACCATCTACCCCCCGATCTGTCAAAAAGACTGCCAACAACAGAATAGCAGGACAAACATCCCTACGAGCCTTCGCTATCGACCCATCATCCGGCGAGCCATCCCCAAAGAAACCCAAAATTCTCTCCAAAAAAGGCCAAACACTACACCTCTACGACCCGCAAGACATAAGCGAGCACACCCCCTGCACCATAATCCAcaacttcctccccgcccacGAAGCCAACGAGCTTCTATTCGAACTCCTGGAAGAGTCCAAAACATTCCAAAAGGCATCCTTCAAACTATTTGACAACATCGTCTCCAGCCCCCACACCTCGGGGTTTTACGTTGGCAGTCAGAAGGAACTGCAAGAGCAGAAGGATGACTACCACTATAACGGTGGCAGGATCAGC GATGTCCGCACCCTGACACCAAAACTAGAAGCTGTACGGGGGCGAGTGCAAGAGACAGTCAATTCGGCAATTGAAGAGCACATTCGCACTCATCACGGTGGTCAGAAGCCAAGACATCAGCCTTCTGAGCCTTGGTGTGCGAATGCAGCTTTTGTGAATTGTTACAATGGGCCGCAGGAGAGCGTTGGTTGG CACACCGACCAACTAACCTACCTCGGCCCCCGCCCCACAATTGCATCCCTTTCCCTAGGCGTAACCCGCGAGTTCCGCCTCCGTCGCATATCTTCTTTTCTGCCCTCTTCCGCATCTGACAATCCTGATCCAAACCTCCAAGGCCAAGTctcgctccccctcccccacaattCCTTGTTGATCATgcactccaccacccaagaggAATGGAAACACTCTGTGtcaccttccccaaccctaaccccgcACCCTGTGTCGGGCAATATCAGGATCAACATCACCTACCGCCACTATCGCTCTGCTTTTCACCCGAAGTATACACCAAAGTGTCACTGCGGTGTGCcaggggtgttgagggtggtgacgaATGACACCAAGCAAGCAAACggtgagagggagaggaaggagaatCGGGGGAGGTATTTCTACAT GTGCCACGCGGGTAACGTACCCGACCCTACCAAAAAGAAGTGTGGGTGGTTTTTGTGGGGCGATTTCGACCAAGATGGAAATCCGAGGGTCTGA
- a CDS encoding hypothetical protein (COG:S; EggNog:ENOG503P2ZH), translating into MKHQIKGPELSRDLFVVPPDFELKRRSMTLDARKHHANQNRPTSPFPLLGSGQNPPTLLDNLADFQHQIPFNQLPPTFREAAKVTRQLGHTHIWIDSLCIIQDSKADWRDESKIMGDIYANFVCTISALTALSSVQGCFAEKSPDGKETTPRNPLAFRICHLPHGLHVDCHQRLDTFLQIDRSPLPLHTRAWVLQERILGPRTVYYGAWGLAWECVECLATESKSWGENLWGMWEDKLLDELLWFTDTSSDRPHTREYLAPTWSWAGLEGRVFEEMALMPRVGPSGEDLLPEWIGKVVETGMDEKGRGYVRLQGAVKRVVRRRDGSGGGLVDRDRGGDHAVASWAADTVEDSKRPLGIITGQQEGLCCLLLARNADENPDQVLDLGLVIRQNASGEAVRIGRFWQARGDTRPLFPAEIRESDMEDVLVI; encoded by the exons ATGAAGCACCAGATCAAGGGACCAGAGCTCTCCCGCGATCTCTTCGTGGTTCCGCCTGATTTCGAGCTCAAGCGACGTTCCATGACGCTTGATGCCAGAAAGCACCACG CAAATCAAAACCGCCCCACCTCACCCTTCCCACTGCTGGGGAGCGGCCAAAATCCTCCGACTCTCCTGGACAACCTCGCCGACTTTCAACACCAGATCCCATTCAACCAACTTCCTCCAACCTTCCGCGAGGCAGCAAAAGTCACGCGCCAGCTAGGCCACACACACATCTGGATCGACTCCCTCTGCATCATCCAAGACTCCAAAGCCGACTGGCGCGACGAATCCAAGATCATGGGCGACATATACGCGAATTTCGTCTGCACCATCTCCGCCTTGACggccctctcctccgtccAGGGGTGCTTTGCAGAGAAGAGCCCCGACGGCAAAGAGACCACGCCGCGGAACCCGCTCGCTTTTCGAATATGCCATCTCCCTCACGGGCTTCATGTTGATTGCCACCAGCGTCTTGACACGTTTTTGCAGATTGACCGCTCCCCTTTACCGCTGCACACGCGCGCGTGGGTTCTGCAGGAGCGGATTTTGGGACCCAGGACGGTGTACTACGGCGCCTGGGGTTTGGCTTGGGAGTGTGTCGAGTGCTTGGCGACGGAGAGCAAGTcctggggggag AACCTCTGGGGGATGTGGGAGGACAAGCTGCTTGATGAACTTTTGTGGTTCACTGATACATCCAGTGATCGGCCGCACACGAGGGAGTATTTGGCGCCGACGTGGTCATGGGCGGGCTTGGAAGGGAGGGTTTTTGAGGAGATGGCTTTGATGCCTCGCGTTGGACCTAGCGGGGAGGATCTTCTTCCTGAGTGGATTGGAAAAGTTGTCGAGACGGGGAtggatgagaaggggagggggtatgtGCGTTTGCAGGGGGCTGTGAAGCGGGTTGTGCGCCGTCGAGATGGCTCTGGGGGTGGTTTAGTTGATAGGGATAGAGGAGGGGATCATGCGGTTGCCTCTTGGGCGGCGGATACGGTGGAGGACTCGAAGCGACCCCTAGGCATCATCACGGGGCAACAAGAAGGGCTTTGCTGCTTACTTCTGGCGAGGAACGCGGATGAAAATCCGGACCAAGTGCTTGATCTTGGATTGGTGATCAGGCAGAATGCTTCGGGCGAAGCTGTGCGGATCGGGCGCTTTTGGCAGGCGAGAGGGGATACAAGACCTTTGTTTCCGGCCGAAATTAGAGAATCGGATATGGAGGATGTGCTTGTCATTTGA
- a CDS encoding hypothetical protein (EggNog:ENOG503P8BD), with translation MVAVCGQPSTMADRELHCLPPARDLGWGQVPEPLHIRKQSSEYSGSGTYGHSRRSSTQSDATDASFETLPELPEADVPLTIAKRRGNPSAQSTNPPTPDGSCQFRSVLRPNDVGNIAPTIPPKSTQRRSTSCNAGRHPRARSPPLTRAFYLVSSRSFRRRGQVLDGSADQDQEHGWRDTTPVVPTASDGHRLRNARSLFQLARTADGMNGMDSIVEPPRSPMPPEPDSARNSPDEVGAAPDPLVLVPRIVVTPEHKALDEGAVSLWAAVQLSTQISRANVPDQLGGCGLVGEHGHEPSPADLFRYGCLYDVSLEILPTSRSSIIEVVDDKACAISTLYPGSRLLVVVHVRLLPSANAHRLRRKAHQSSDDLIEDLEHHLGSTMTEYLRVRVTYRHSGFPQQQQQQTRNMTMKNGSSDGIANVQTSIQTTAVAVIKRHNSSSPWSPRPRAPQPNPIFKIIASHWGVQSANEVMQRIISSKPLTARKGAISPPLLGPLGILTGGRLTPILVSPEESGEEDHDRGRFSEDHTREDSHSEEMVRPRQQQDIPALGSTPPTSMAPPVPPTIPKRQTSLRQVPVDQSQAQQEVQQPQQRHLRSDTKDIAQMIKIGSWPESPRTSGGSDTGGNDDGVVAQETPSSISMATPATTSTNRTTYRSSKVRGLPSSLKISGGGGGVASPQITPMSIQEVGEVPRDSVGSTISGGNSEERERPSYQSYQSLFGRRRSLGGDGSSGKEGRGDRGRDSRDSKDSRESRGSGGRPSTSGGLGGEKIFGSIVRGIESGGGNGGMGRRVSKKEKEKEKDKERGWGGWSGWWQ, from the exons ATGGTTGCTGTCTGTGGTCAACCATCCACCATGGCTGATAGAGAACTGCATTGCCTACCACCGGCGCGCGATCTTGGTTGGGGTCAAGTACCTGAGCCGTTACATATACGCAAGCAATCGTCCGAGTATAGCGGGAGTGGAACGTATGGTCACTCGCGGAGATCGAGCACGCAGAGTGATGCAACCGATGCGAGCTTCGAGACCCTACCTGAGCTTCCTGAGGCTGATGTCCCGTTGACGATTGCCAAACGAAGGGGCAATCCCAGCGCGCAATCGACGAATCCTCCTACGCCTGATGGTTCTTGCCAGTTCAGGAGTGTTTTGAGGCCAAATG ATGTAGGAAACATCGCGCCAACTATACCGCCCAAGTCAACACAGCGGCGATCCACCTCTTGCAATGCCGGACGACACCCCCGGGCACGATCCCCTCCGTTAACCCGGGCTTTCTACTTGGTGAGTAGCAGGAGCTTTCGAAGACGGGGACAGGTTTTGGATGGGAGTGCGGATCAGGATCAAGAGCATGGTTGGCGAGACACAACACCTGTCGTGCCGACGGCGTCTGACGGGCACCGTTTGCGCAACGCGAGGAGTCTGTTTCAGTTGGCGAGAACGGCGGATGGGATGAATGGCATGGATAGCATTGTTGAGCCGCCGAGGTCTCCGATGCCGCCCGAGCCGGATAGCGCGAGGAATTCGCCCGATGAGGTAGGGGCGGCACCGGATCCGTTGGTGTTAGTTCCAAGGATTGTGGTGACACCGGAGCACAAGGctttggatgagggggcggTGAGTTTATGGGCGGCGGTGCAGCTTTCGACGCAGATTTCGAGGGCAAATGTGCCGGATcagttggggggttgtgggttggttggggagcaTGGGCATGAGCCTTCGCCGGCGG ATTTGTTTCGATATGGGTGTTTGTATGATGTTTCGTTGGAAATACTGCCGACGAGTAGGAGTTCGATtattgaggtggtggatgataaGGCTTGCGCAAT AAGCACACTGTATCCTGGATCACGCTTGCTCGTTGTAGTTCATGTTCGACTGCTACCATCGGCGAATGCACATCGTCTTCGCCGTAAGGCTCATCAAAGCTCTGACGATCTCATAGAAGACCTCGAGCACCACCTTGGTAGCACCATGACAGAGTATCTCCGGGTCCGTGTAACATATCGACACTCTGGATttcctcagcaacaacaacaacaaacacgAAATATGACCATGAAAAACGGCTCCAGTGACGGAATCGCCAACGTCCAGACATCAATTCAAACCACTGCCGTGGCAGTAATCAAACGTCACAACTCATCTTCGCCATGGTCTCCACGACCCCGGGCTCCGCAGCCGAATCCGATATTTAAGATTATTGCTTCGCACTGGGGAGTGCAGAGCGCAAACGAGGTGATGCAAAGGATTATCAGCTCAAAACCGTTGACGGCAAGAAAGGGAGCTATTTCGCCGCCGCTACTGGGCCCCTTGGGTATTTTGACCGGAGGGAGGTTAACGCCAATTTTGGTTAGTCCTGAGGAGagtggagaggaggatcaTGACCGTGGTCGATTTAGCGAGGATCATACGAGGGAGGATTCGCATAGCGAGGAGATGGTGCGccctcgacagcagcaggacATTCCTGCTTTGGGTTCTACTCCGCCGACAAGTATGGCGCCTCCTGTACCACCTACTATACCAAAACGGCAGACGAGTTTGAGGCAGGTGCCTGTTGACCAATCTCAGGCACAACAGGAAGTGCAACAGCCGCAACAGAGACATTTGAGGAGTGACACCAAGGATATTGCACAGATGATCAAGATAGGGTCTTGGCCTGAGTCGCCCCGGACTTCGGGCGGTAGTGATACTGGTGggaatgatgatggggtaGTAGCTCAGGAAACCCCGTCTTCGATATCAATGGCTACGCCTGCTACTACAAGTACTAATCGGACTACGTATCGGTCGAGTAAAGTGAGGGGGTTGCCGAGTAGTTTGAAGataagtggtggtggtggtggtgttgcgtCGCCGCAGATCACGCCGATGTCGATTCAGGAGGTGGGGGAAGTACCGAGGGATAGTGTGGGAAGTACAATTTCGGGTGGTAACagtgaggagagggagaggccgTCGTATCAGTCTTATCAGTCTTTgtttggaaggaggaggtcattggggggtgatgggtctagtgggaaggaggggaggggagataGGGGGAGGGATAGTAGGGATAGTAAGGATAGTAGGGAGAGTAGAGGAAGCGGGGGGAGGCCGTCTACTTCTGGAGGactgggaggggagaagatTTTTGGGAGTATTGTGAGGGGTATTgagagcggtggtgggaatggcgggatggggaggagggtgagtaagaaggagaaggagaaggagaaggataaggaacgggggtgggggggttggtcggggtggtggcagtga